TTTATTCTGAAAAAGAAGAGATTGATCCTGTTGGTCCTTGTATAGGACAAAAAGGAGTCAGAATTCAATCTATAATTAAGGAACTTGAGGGAGAAAAAATCGATATTATTCCTTATAGTAAAGATATTAAAGAATTTATAAAGGATTCTTTGACTCCTTCAAAGATAGAGCATGTTTATATTATTGACGAGGATTTGCATAAAGCTTTAGTAGTTGTTAGTGATGACCAACTTTCTCTTGCTATAGGTAAAATGGGTCAAAATGTTAGACTTGCTAATAGACTTCTTGACTGGGCTATTGATGTTAAAACTAGTAGTCAATTTGCAGAAATGAAAGCTAATTCAGAGTTTAAGCAAGAAACACTTGAAATGTTTGATAAAGTTATGCAGGATGTTGTTGAAGAGGAGCAATTTGAAGATATAAGCAAAATAAGTGATCTTAAATTACTCGATTCTTCTGTGATTTCTAGTTTATCAAAAGAGGGGCTTGATGATATTAACAATTTTTTACAAGCAGATGAGGGAGTGCTTTTTGATCTTGGTGTAAGTTATGAAAAACAAGAAGAAATTAACAAAATATTAAAAGAGGGGATGATAATAATTGCTAATGACAATGATGAGTCTATGGAAAAGGTAGAAGAAGATGAGGAGCTTCTTTGTCCTGAATGTGGTGTTGTTATTAATGAAAATATGACCTCCTGTCCGGGTTGTAAAATAGGGCTTAGTTTTGAGTTTGAGGAGGAGTAGGTTTGTCGAAAAATATTGATGATATTAAAAATGAAGATGGCAAAAAAATTAAGATTATTAAGTTAAAAAAGAAGGTAGTAAAAATTGTAACGCATAATGATTTAAGCGGTAAAAATGATTCAAATATTTCTGTTGATTTGCATAAGCACAATAACAAAACTGAATATTCGCAAAACAGAGATAACAGAGGTGAATATTTTCAAAATAGAGACAACAGAACTAGTGGGTATTCTCAAAGCAGAGACAATAGAACTGGCGGGTATTCTCAAAGCAGAGACAATAGAACTGGCGGGTATTCTCAAAGCAGAGACAATAGAACTGGCGGGTATTCTCAAAACAGAGACACCAGAACTGGTGGGTATTCTCAAAACAGAGACACCAGAACTGGTGGGTATTCTCAAAGCAGAGACAACAGAACTGGTGGGTATTCTCAAAACAGAGACACCAGAACTGGCGGATATTCTCAAAACAGAGACACCAGAACTGGCGGGTATTCTCAAAACAGAGACAGTTTAGCCCCTCAATATCAAGGTTCAGCAAAGAAAACATATGTTGCCAAAAATAATTCTCAAAATAAATATACTACCTCTATGTCTTTTAGAAGAGTTATAAAAACCAAAGTTCCTGTTATTGTTAGCAGCACATCTTCATCAGATTCTGAGAATAGCAAGGAGTTAAATCGTAAGCTTGGCGAGAAGAAAAAGCAGCAACAAGAAAGTCAAAAAAGCTATAAGAGAAAAAAAGCAGAAACTGAGAGCAAAACAATTGAACAAAAGGTTTTTGAACAACTTCAAAAAAAGAAAAGAGAAAATTTAGCTAATCCTATTCCAAAGTCAATTGACATTATGGGCAGCATTACTGTTTCTGATCTTGCAAGAAAGATGAATTTAAAATCTTCTGATTTGATTGCTAAATTAATGGCTTTGGGCGTAATGGTGACTATTAATGAAAAGATAGATTCTGATACGGCAACTATTTTAGTTGAAGAATATGGTTCAAAAGTTAATGTTGTTTCTATTTATGATGAAACGGTTATAGAAGAAGAAGTGGAAGATCAAAGTAAAAGAATTGAAAAGCCTCCTGTTATTACAATAATGGGTCATGTTGATCATGGTAAGACCAAGCTGCTTTCTGTGCTTCAGAATATAGATATAAATCAAACAGAATCTGGTGGTATTACTCAGCATATTGGAGCTTATACTATTGTTTATAATGATCGAGAAATAACATTTTTAGATACTCCTGGTCATGAAGCTTTTACTATGATGAGAAGTCGTGGGGCCCAAGTTACAGATATTGTTGTTCTTGTTGTGTCAGCAATTGATGGTGTTATGCCCCAAACTATTGAGGCTATTAATCATGCAAAAGAAGCAAATGTTCCAATTATTGTTGCTATAAATAAGATTGATTTGCCAGATTCAAATCCCGATAAGATTAAACATCAGCTTTCAGAATACGGATTAGTATCTGAAGATTGGGGAGGGGACACTATTTTTGTGTTGATTTCTGCTCTTAAAAATATAGGAATTTCTGAACTTCTTGATATGATTCTTTTGCAGTCAGATATGATGTTATTAAAGGCAAACCCATCTAAAAGAGCTATTGGAAAAGTGCTTGATGCTAAGATTGATTTGGGGCGCGGAATAGTTTGTTCTGTTATTATTGAAGATGGGACCCTTTATGTGGGAGATTCTTTTGTGGGTGGAGCGTGCTATGGTAAAGTTAAGGCATTAATTAGCGACAAGGGTGTTTCTGTTAAGAGTGTTGGACCTGCTAAAGCCATTAGTGTTTTAGGATTTTCTTCAATGCCTCAGGCTGGGGATCCTTTTCAAGTAACTAAAACTGAAAAAGAAGCAAAATTGATCAGCTCTAAAAGGCAAGACCTTAAAAAATATGAATCTTCCAAAAATGTAAAAAAAGTTACCATGTTAAATCTTTATGATTCAATCAAAGAAGGAACGCTTAAAGAGCTTAAAATAATTTTAAAAGCAGATGTTCAGGGCTCAGTCGAAGCTTTAAAGAATTCTCTTGAAAAATTAACAAACGATGAGGTTAGAGTAAGAGTTGTGCATGCATCAGCAGGGGTAATAACTGAAACAGATATTAGCTTTGCTTCAGCAAG
Above is a genomic segment from Borreliella mayonii containing:
- the infB gene encoding translation initiation factor IF-2, yielding MSKNIDDIKNEDGKKIKIIKLKKKVVKIVTHNDLSGKNDSNISVDLHKHNNKTEYSQNRDNRGEYFQNRDNRTSGYSQSRDNRTGGYSQSRDNRTGGYSQSRDNRTGGYSQNRDTRTGGYSQNRDTRTGGYSQSRDNRTGGYSQNRDTRTGGYSQNRDTRTGGYSQNRDSLAPQYQGSAKKTYVAKNNSQNKYTTSMSFRRVIKTKVPVIVSSTSSSDSENSKELNRKLGEKKKQQQESQKSYKRKKAETESKTIEQKVFEQLQKKKRENLANPIPKSIDIMGSITVSDLARKMNLKSSDLIAKLMALGVMVTINEKIDSDTATILVEEYGSKVNVVSIYDETVIEEEVEDQSKRIEKPPVITIMGHVDHGKTKLLSVLQNIDINQTESGGITQHIGAYTIVYNDREITFLDTPGHEAFTMMRSRGAQVTDIVVLVVSAIDGVMPQTIEAINHAKEANVPIIVAINKIDLPDSNPDKIKHQLSEYGLVSEDWGGDTIFVLISALKNIGISELLDMILLQSDMMLLKANPSKRAIGKVLDAKIDLGRGIVCSVIIEDGTLYVGDSFVGGACYGKVKALISDKGVSVKSVGPAKAISVLGFSSMPQAGDPFQVTKTEKEAKLISSKRQDLKKYESSKNVKKVTMLNLYDSIKEGTLKELKIILKADVQGSVEALKNSLEKLTNDEVRVRVVHASAGVITETDISFASASDAIVIGFHVRPTAKAQVLADQEKVEIRKYNVIYDAINDVKSVLEGMLEPDVEQQFIGFAEVRAVINVPKVGVIAGCYVSRGLIKRDAITNVMRDGLQIHSGKISSLKRFKDDVKEVAEQYECGIVIDNYANIKEGDIIEAFEVKKVKKSFKA
- the nusA gene encoding transcription termination factor NusA → MIKGTGHMIVNIANDRGMSIDSIRKTIKESVLIAYKKYFGSNENAFINFDDDTGDLSVYAKKKIVKEVKDSLLEILEKDISKENIVEGDYAYIEINPKVFDRLSIQVAKQRTKNDLQGIEDNEILSEFKSKLNKVVIGYVQQNRNGDLYVNLGNTDGIIPRKYQSPREVYNLNDKIRVLVYNVKKGKNGIEVILSRTHPKFIEELLALEIPEIEEGIIKIHKIVRDPGYRIKVAVYSEKEEIDPVGPCIGQKGVRIQSIIKELEGEKIDIIPYSKDIKEFIKDSLTPSKIEHVYIIDEDLHKALVVVSDDQLSLAIGKMGQNVRLANRLLDWAIDVKTSSQFAEMKANSEFKQETLEMFDKVMQDVVEEEQFEDISKISDLKLLDSSVISSLSKEGLDDINNFLQADEGVLFDLGVSYEKQEEINKILKEGMIIIANDNDESMEKVEEDEELLCPECGVVINENMTSCPGCKIGLSFEFEEE